In Spirosoma aureum, a single genomic region encodes these proteins:
- a CDS encoding acetate/propionate family kinase encodes MYILVINAGSSSLKYQLFDMPSDKPLCSGLIERIGTDEAFIRHKILTSVPAQTIERKATIADHTAGLQQMVYLLSDAQIGIIHSADEIQAVGHRVVHGGERFAGATLITPAVKEAIKALFPLAPLHNPVNYKCIEIAEKTFPNARQIAIFDTAFHQTMPAYAFRYAIPEELYAEDGIRVYGFHGTSHKYVSEKASAWLGKPDAKLISLHLGNGCSITAVQAGKSIDTSMGFSPLAGLVMGTRSGDIDPAIIFHLVSNGYSPDEVNDLLNKQSGMQGLTGLNDMRDIRKALEAGNRAAALALDIYAYRIRKYIGAYAAVLNGLDALLFTAGVGENDSAMREQVCSSLDVLNIHLDSSKNSTSSSEIRDVSRAGAAVKILVIPTNEELEIAIQSFELLFPS; translated from the coding sequence ATGTACATTTTAGTTATAAACGCCGGCAGTAGCTCCCTAAAATACCAGCTCTTTGATATGCCTTCCGACAAACCACTTTGTTCGGGGCTCATTGAACGAATTGGTACGGATGAGGCATTCATCCGGCATAAAATCCTGACTTCTGTTCCTGCGCAAACCATTGAACGGAAAGCCACAATTGCCGACCATACAGCCGGGCTTCAGCAGATGGTATACCTGTTGTCGGATGCTCAGATTGGCATAATTCATTCGGCCGACGAAATTCAGGCCGTTGGCCATCGGGTCGTTCATGGGGGAGAACGCTTTGCTGGCGCTACACTGATCACACCGGCCGTTAAAGAAGCGATAAAAGCTTTGTTTCCGCTGGCTCCGCTCCACAATCCTGTCAATTACAAGTGCATCGAAATCGCAGAAAAGACATTTCCCAATGCCCGACAAATTGCGATTTTCGACACAGCTTTTCACCAGACGATGCCTGCATACGCTTTCCGCTATGCGATTCCGGAAGAATTGTACGCAGAAGATGGCATCCGGGTTTATGGATTTCATGGCACCAGTCATAAATATGTCAGCGAGAAAGCATCGGCCTGGTTAGGCAAACCTGATGCTAAACTTATCAGCCTGCACTTGGGAAATGGCTGTAGTATTACCGCTGTTCAGGCAGGCAAATCGATCGACACCAGCATGGGATTTAGCCCATTGGCTGGCTTAGTTATGGGAACCCGTTCGGGCGATATTGACCCCGCCATTATTTTCCATTTAGTTTCAAATGGCTACAGCCCTGACGAGGTGAATGATCTGCTCAATAAACAGTCGGGCATGCAGGGGCTTACAGGACTGAATGACATGCGCGATATTCGGAAAGCGCTGGAAGCTGGTAATCGGGCAGCCGCCCTTGCCCTTGATATCTATGCCTACCGAATCCGGAAATACATTGGCGCTTATGCCGCCGTTCTGAATGGTCTGGATGCCTTGCTATTTACGGCAGGCGTCGGTGAAAATGACAGCGCCATGCGTGAACAGGTTTGCAGTTCCCTGGATGTACTGAATATCCATCTTGATTCCTCCAAAAACAGCACTAGTTCGAGTGAGATTCGGGATGTTAGCCGCGCTGGTGCTGCAGTCAAAATTTTAGTCATTCCAACCAACGAAGAGTTGGAAATTGCCATTCAAAGTTTTGAGCTGTTGTTCCCCAGTTAA
- a CDS encoding SusC/RagA family TonB-linked outer membrane protein has protein sequence MNNFKISTNWILIHWKKLTRMFFLMSLVCCYANVQANELEQKLTISGNNINIQKVFQTIKRKTGLTIFYSNELLNDKAKVNIDFKNQTVSKVLDYILHDKNIGYKVTSSNVITLTKLPEKKREETQVIILQVNEILITGSVSDSKGEALIGVSIVIRGTTKGTITDKDGKFSISVNSSSNILTFSFVGFKSLDVPVDSRTTINVVLESSLNVLDEAVVVGYGTQKKSDISGAISSIKGNDLTSTPSNTLIQSMQGRASGVDIRAASNAPGGGMRIRIRGTNSINASSQPLYVIDGFPIDNISTSPDAAGSTAQPADPLSSISPSSIASVEILKDASATAIYGARGANGVVIITTKRGTEGKPTVEFDYSLKIARVRKKLDLANAEELAILTNEWATNTNVPLIYDGINKPLPIKLGEGTDWQDQIFRTAQTNTYNLSVSGGTPTTKYLISGNYLNEDGIIIESNFKRGGLKFNLDQNFGKRIRAGISLNLNRSINHAIPSDGSGFQNDSPLWNALATTPVIPVVDEAGNYVHNHIETFKILENPVSIAKTRTDITTINRTLGTAFVDFDILKNLVFRVKFGTDLINSKRNTYVPNTAQTQALPNLGIASIGALQSLNALAEYTLTYSGSIGDNNRITAMGGYTYQERKTENSLTTVQDFFTNTLSYNNLGIGANIRPSSSSAVETGLLSYIGRLTFINRDKYIFTGTIRRDGSSKFAINNKWGVFPSAALAWRINKEPFMANISAINDLKLRSSYGFTGNESIGAYSSLALYNTSKPIIGGIPVVGLAPNRIPNPNLKWEKTSQFNVGLDLEAFNGKVTFTAEYYYKKTADLLLNVSIPNQSGYGSSVQNIGVIANKGFEFSLGLNNQFRSVKWTSNVNISLNRNKVLVLATGPNKLIFDIGQGESAGFSIAEIGKPLGMFYGYRFDGIWQTKEEIIAAGYKVGGLFNPGMVRYKDLNGDGFKQNTDDREVIGNPNPKFIFGFSNSLAYKNWNLLIFINGSYGNEIANLNRMGLLAQPQKHNVLQEYFDQRWKGPGTSNTIEAPISHGAEWKNFSDRDVLDGSYLRFKTLSLSYDFSKNNFGFEWLKRSQIYIAIDNLFTITKYSGFDPEVDLYSSSNVQLGVDNGAYPSSKSIRIGIKLGF, from the coding sequence ATGAATAATTTCAAAATCTCTACAAATTGGATACTTATCCATTGGAAAAAATTAACTCGAATGTTTTTTTTGATGAGTCTAGTATGTTGCTATGCAAACGTTCAGGCCAATGAATTGGAGCAAAAGTTGACAATTTCCGGCAATAACATCAATATTCAGAAGGTATTTCAAACAATTAAACGAAAGACTGGCCTGACAATCTTTTACAGTAATGAGCTACTAAATGATAAAGCAAAAGTGAATATCGATTTTAAGAATCAGACGGTCAGCAAGGTTCTTGACTATATTTTGCATGATAAGAATATTGGCTATAAAGTAACGAGCAGTAATGTTATCACCCTAACAAAACTGCCTGAAAAAAAACGCGAAGAAACACAAGTTATTATTCTGCAAGTGAATGAGATATTGATAACAGGTTCTGTTTCTGATTCAAAAGGGGAAGCACTTATTGGGGTAAGCATCGTGATTAGGGGTACAACTAAAGGTACAATCACTGATAAGGATGGCAAGTTTAGTATTTCCGTAAATAGTTCCAGCAATATACTCACTTTTTCCTTTGTAGGCTTTAAGTCATTGGATGTACCCGTCGATTCCAGAACAACAATAAATGTTGTTCTGGAATCAAGTCTAAACGTTTTGGATGAAGCGGTTGTAGTAGGCTATGGTACTCAGAAAAAAAGTGATATTTCAGGAGCAATTTCATCCATTAAGGGTAATGATTTAACTAGTACGCCCTCGAATACCCTAATTCAGTCTATGCAAGGCAGGGCCAGTGGTGTTGACATTCGTGCTGCTTCCAATGCACCGGGTGGGGGCATGAGAATTAGAATAAGAGGCACAAACTCAATTAATGCTTCGAGTCAGCCCCTGTATGTTATAGATGGTTTTCCTATTGACAATATTAGTACATCACCTGATGCGGCTGGTAGTACGGCACAGCCAGCCGATCCATTATCATCGATAAGCCCTAGTTCAATTGCCTCCGTCGAAATCCTTAAAGATGCTTCGGCAACGGCTATTTATGGTGCCAGGGGGGCCAATGGTGTAGTTATTATTACAACAAAAAGAGGAACCGAAGGTAAACCAACTGTAGAATTCGACTATAGTTTAAAAATTGCCAGAGTAAGAAAGAAGCTTGATTTGGCCAATGCAGAGGAATTGGCAATACTAACTAATGAATGGGCAACCAATACAAATGTGCCACTGATCTATGATGGCATTAACAAACCACTACCTATTAAACTTGGGGAAGGCACTGACTGGCAGGATCAAATTTTTAGAACTGCCCAAACTAACACCTATAATTTATCAGTATCGGGAGGAACTCCTACTACCAAATATTTGATTTCGGGTAACTATCTGAATGAGGATGGAATCATTATAGAATCCAACTTCAAACGAGGGGGATTAAAATTTAACCTGGATCAAAATTTTGGCAAAAGAATTAGAGCCGGAATAAGCTTAAACCTCAATCGATCCATCAATCATGCGATTCCGAGTGATGGTAGTGGCTTTCAGAATGATTCTCCTTTGTGGAATGCGTTGGCTACAACACCTGTTATACCTGTTGTCGATGAGGCCGGGAATTATGTACATAATCACATTGAAACCTTTAAAATTTTAGAAAACCCGGTTTCAATTGCAAAGACCAGAACCGACATTACGACTATTAATAGAACCCTGGGAACAGCATTTGTAGATTTTGATATCTTGAAAAATTTGGTTTTCAGGGTAAAATTCGGTACCGATCTAATAAATTCAAAAAGAAATACTTACGTTCCTAATACCGCTCAAACACAGGCCCTTCCTAATTTGGGAATTGCATCGATAGGTGCTCTACAAAGCCTAAATGCACTGGCTGAATACACGCTTACCTATTCAGGCTCTATTGGTGATAATAATAGGATTACAGCAATGGGGGGATATACTTATCAGGAAAGAAAAACAGAAAATTCACTAACTACCGTCCAGGACTTCTTTACCAACACGTTATCATATAACAACTTAGGGATCGGGGCAAATATAAGGCCATCCAGTAGCAGTGCGGTTGAAACAGGGCTCTTATCGTATATAGGTAGGCTAACTTTTATTAATCGCGACAAGTATATTTTTACAGGAACTATCCGGAGAGACGGCTCTTCAAAGTTTGCAATTAACAATAAATGGGGGGTCTTTCCATCAGCTGCTTTAGCCTGGCGCATTAATAAAGAGCCATTTATGGCCAACATCTCAGCTATCAATGACCTGAAGTTACGATCAAGCTATGGGTTCACAGGGAATGAAAGTATTGGTGCATATTCTTCACTAGCTTTATATAACACGTCCAAACCTATTATTGGTGGGATTCCAGTAGTAGGATTAGCTCCTAATAGGATTCCTAACCCAAATTTGAAATGGGAAAAAACTTCGCAGTTTAATGTTGGCCTCGACCTGGAAGCCTTTAACGGTAAGGTTACTTTTACCGCAGAGTATTATTACAAAAAAACGGCAGATCTTCTACTAAATGTTTCGATACCTAATCAGTCAGGGTATGGATCTTCCGTACAAAACATCGGGGTAATCGCCAATAAAGGTTTTGAATTCAGTTTAGGATTGAATAATCAATTTAGAAGTGTTAAATGGACATCTAACGTCAATATTTCACTTAATCGGAATAAAGTACTGGTCCTGGCGACGGGACCTAATAAACTCATTTTCGATATTGGACAAGGCGAATCGGCGGGCTTTTCTATTGCCGAAATTGGCAAACCATTGGGCATGTTTTATGGATACCGTTTTGATGGAATATGGCAAACAAAGGAAGAAATAATAGCCGCCGGATATAAAGTGGGCGGACTTTTCAATCCAGGTATGGTACGGTATAAAGATTTGAACGGTGATGGTTTCAAACAAAATACCGACGACAGAGAAGTTATTGGCAACCCTAATCCCAAATTCATTTTTGGTTTCTCGAATTCACTCGCCTATAAAAATTGGAATTTGCTGATCTTCATAAATGGTAGCTATGGCAATGAAATCGCTAATTTAAATAGAATGGGGTTATTAGCACAACCTCAAAAACACAATGTATTGCAGGAATATTTTGATCAACGATGGAAAGGACCTGGAACAAGTAACACTATTGAAGCTCCAATTTCTCACGGAGCAGAATGGAAGAACTTTAGCGACCGAGACGTTTTAGATGGCTCTTATTTACGATTCAAAACCTTGAGTTTATCTTATGATTTTTCAAAAAACAATTTTGGGTTTGAATGGCTCAAACGTTCGCAAATCTATATCGCTATTGATAATTTGTTTACAATAACCAAGTATTCAGGGTTTGATCCTGAAGTAGATCTCTATTCGTCAAGTAATGTCCAGCTTGGTGTAGACAATGGGGCCTACCCCTCATCGAAAAGCATAAGAATTGGAATAAAATTAGGATTTTAA
- a CDS encoding vanadium-dependent haloperoxidase → MINNLSRSLLLQICLLLSGYSQAQQPISNQPATSIATDWADMTVRIMTKAPKNTPTYGSRAIGYLGLTMYETVVYSSPKHRSVMRKLADTLTLPKPDLQKAYCWELALNAGQAYMLKAFYAYTNRTLSIDSLEEAIRHRYAASLTPEVVDRSEQFGKAIATKIYEWSKSDGGHEGYLYNFPKDYERAQGPGLWVPPVIGQSNTKIPMHPTWGKNRPFSFRNAQLPLPKPLVYSTDTTSKYFRQYKEVFDRHKSLTDSDRAIVMWWGDDPIETCSPPGHSYNLATIAIRNSDAGLVKAAETYARVGMAVADAFICCWKAKFTFMVERPSSFIKARISTTTNKRYSWLPFFLEPPFPSFYSGHAVQSAATATVLTELYGPGFSFTDNTHSHRPQLTYYIQGPLPDNPNPTNNIYLLPNFSTHTLKFEARHYTSFWAAAQECADSRLLGGIHTRYDNEVGLAEGAKIGHNINALRWH, encoded by the coding sequence ATGATAAACAACTTATCCAGAAGTCTGCTTCTACAGATCTGTTTGTTATTAAGTGGCTACTCGCAAGCCCAACAACCCATCAGCAATCAGCCAGCTACGTCAATCGCTACAGATTGGGCCGATATGACCGTGCGGATCATGACAAAAGCACCTAAAAACACACCAACGTACGGGTCCAGAGCCATTGGCTATCTGGGCCTGACCATGTACGAAACAGTGGTCTATTCCTCTCCGAAGCATCGCTCAGTGATGCGAAAATTGGCTGACACGCTTACGTTACCAAAACCCGATCTTCAGAAAGCCTACTGCTGGGAACTCGCCCTCAATGCCGGGCAAGCTTATATGCTAAAAGCCTTTTATGCCTATACGAATAGAACGCTATCGATTGACTCGCTGGAAGAAGCTATCCGCCATCGCTATGCAGCAAGCCTTACACCAGAGGTAGTTGATCGATCGGAACAATTTGGCAAAGCCATCGCCACAAAGATTTACGAATGGTCGAAGAGCGATGGGGGACATGAAGGATACCTTTACAATTTCCCTAAAGATTACGAACGCGCCCAGGGTCCAGGCCTGTGGGTACCCCCTGTAATTGGCCAGTCAAATACCAAAATTCCAATGCACCCTACCTGGGGTAAGAATCGACCGTTTTCTTTCCGCAATGCCCAACTGCCATTGCCTAAACCACTGGTCTATTCGACTGATACGACGAGTAAGTATTTTCGGCAATACAAAGAAGTATTTGATCGACATAAGTCGCTTACGGATTCAGACCGAGCTATTGTGATGTGGTGGGGCGATGACCCAATTGAGACTTGCTCTCCTCCTGGTCACTCGTACAATCTGGCTACGATTGCGATTCGCAACAGTGATGCCGGTCTGGTAAAAGCCGCCGAAACCTATGCACGAGTGGGAATGGCCGTTGCTGATGCGTTTATCTGCTGCTGGAAAGCTAAATTTACCTTTATGGTAGAACGTCCTTCTTCCTTTATTAAAGCCCGGATTTCTACCACTACGAACAAGCGGTATTCGTGGTTACCTTTTTTTCTGGAACCCCCTTTTCCTTCCTTTTATTCGGGCCATGCGGTACAATCGGCTGCCACAGCCACGGTTCTGACCGAATTGTATGGTCCTGGTTTTTCATTTACTGATAATACACATTCTCACCGCCCCCAACTGACGTATTATATTCAGGGGCCGTTGCCCGATAATCCAAATCCTACCAATAATATCTATCTACTTCCAAACTTTTCCACGCATACATTAAAGTTTGAAGCCCGCCACTACACTTCGTTTTGGGCGGCTGCTCAGGAGTGTGCCGATTCGCGATTGTTAGGTGGTATCCATACCCGATACGATAATGAAGTTGGCTTGGCTGAAGGTGCTAAAATAGGCCATAATATTAACGCGCTCCGCTGGCACTAG